CGGCTTCTACGTGAGCTTCTTCCCGCAACTGGTGGCGGGCCCCATCGTGCGCGCGAGCGAGTTCATCCCGCAGATCGCCAGGCCCTACGCGCTGGCACGCGCTGAATTCGGGCTCGCCATCTTCTGGATCCTCAATGGCCTCGTGAAGAAGATGGTGGTGGGCGACTACATCGCCGTGAACTTCATCGACCGCGTCTTCGCCGATCCGCTGCGCTTCACCGGGTTCGAGAACCTGATGGCGATCGTTGGCTATTCGTTGCAGGTGTACGCGGACTTCAGCGGCTATACCGATATCGCCATCGGCGTGGCCCTGCTCATGGGCTTCCGGCTCACCATGAATTTCAACAGCCCGTACAAGGCGCGCAACGTGGCTGAGTTCTGGAAGCGCTGGCACATGAGCCTCAGCACCTGGCTGCGCGACTACCTCTATATCCCCATGGGCGGCAATCGCGGTGGATCGCTCTTCTCTTGGATCATGCTCAGCGTGGTCGGCGCGGCGCTCGTGCTGCTCACCGGCTGGTGGTGGCTGCCAGCGGTCTACCTCAGCGTGGTGGCGCTGCTCGTCGTGCTTTCGCGCTTCTGGCCCGGATTGCAGAACGCGATCACCACCAACAGCAACCTCATGATCACCATGCTCATCGGCGGTTTGTGGCACGGTGCAAGTTGGATGTTCGTGATATGGGGCGGGCTCAATGGCCTGGGCCTTCTGGTGTACAGGCAATGGAAGCGGATCAGCCCGTGGGAGAAGAGCCCGCACTGGCTCGCCCACGCCTGGAAGGTGGCGCTCACCTTCGGTTTCATCTCATTCACCCGCATCTGGTTCCGAAGCCCTGATATGGAGACCGCGAACGCATTCCTGCATCAGCTCACCGGTGATTTCGGTACAGGGCACATGCTCGATGTGCTCGTCGCATTCAAGAGCGTGTTCCTGCTGATGCTCATCGGCCTCGTGGTGCATTGGCTGCCAGAGGCCCTCAAGCAGCGCTACCGCGAGGGTTTCGCAGCATTGCCCCTTTGGGCCATGGTGCTCGCGTGCTCAGGTGCGGTGGTTCTCATCTACCAGACCGTGACGGCGGAGATGGTGCCCTTCATCTACTTCCAGTTCTAGAGCGCGCGGCTTTCCCGCCCACAGATAGCTTTGGTGCATGCCCGCCGACGACGTCCTCGACCACATCGTCATCGGCTCCGGATTCGGCGGCAGCGTCAGCGCGATGCGGCTGGCCGAGAAGGGGTACAGCGTGCTCGTACTGGAGAAGGGCAAGCGCTGGGAAGCGAAGGATTTCCCGCGCACCAATTGGAGCGTGCGCAAGTTCCTGTGGGCCCCGATGCTGCGCTGCTTCGGTCCGCAGCAGATCGAGCTGCTCAATCGGATCATGGTGCTCAGCGGCGCGGGCGTGGGCGGCGGAAGCCTCATTTACGCCAACACCCACATGATGCCAGGCGATGCCTTCTTCTCGCATCCGGCGTGGTCGCGCTTCGGCGATTGGAAAGCGCGGCTGGCGCCTCATTACGCCACCGCCCGCTTCATGCTGGGCAGCACGCGTTACGAGCAGGAAGGTCCTGAGGACCGCTTGCTGGCAGAGGTCGCGCGCGACATGGGCAAGGCCGATACGTACAAGCCCGTGGATCATGTGGGCGTTTACCTCGGCGATGCGAAGGCGCCGACCGACCCTTACTTCAATGGCCTTGGACCAGAGCGCACCGGATGCACGGCTTGCGCCAACTGCATGGTGGGCTGCCGCTTCAACGCCAAGAACACGCTCGACAAGAACTACCTCTGGTTCGCGGAAAGGTTCGGCGCTCGCATCATGGCGGAGTCGGAGGTCACGCGCATCGAGCATAAGGACGGATCCTACCATGTGCATGTGCGCAGCACCACGGCGCTATTCGGGCGAAAGGAGCGCGTTTCCCGGTCAAGAGGGCTTGTGGTGAGCGCGGGCGTCATGGGCACGCTGAAGCTGCTCCTGCGGCAGAAACACGAGCTGCGCGCTCTGCCCAAGCTGTCTGATCAGCTCGGTGCCACTGTGCGCACCAACAGCGAGTCGCTCTGCGGGATCCGCGGCATCCCGGAGAAGATGAACCACGGCGTGGCCATCAGCCGCGTGTTCGAGCCCGATGCGCACACGCACATCGAGCTGGTGAAGTACGGCGACGGCTCCGGTGCCATGGGCCTGCTGGCTGTGATGGCCGCAGGCGATGGGCCACCGATCATGCGCGTGGCGAAGAGCATCTGGAGCACGATCACCCGACCCCGCAAGGCGTTCAATGCGCTGCGCCGCGATTTCGGCAGGCACAGCATCATCCTGTTGGTGATGCAGAGCTTGGACAATGCCGTGCGCGTGCGATGGAAGCGCGGACTGTTCGGCGGCAGGCTCAGCGTTGCGCACGATGGGGGCAAGCGCGTTCCCGCTTTCATCGGCGTGGGACAGGAGGTGATGAATCGCTGCGCGGCAAAGAGCGGTGGCACGGCCATGAACGCATTGCCCGAAGTTCTTCTCGACATGAGCAGCACGGCGCACATCCTCGGCGGTTGCCCTATGGGCACGAGTGCCGAGGAGGGCGTGGTGAATGAGCGCTTCGAGGCCTTCGGCTATCCCGATCTGCGGATCCTCGATGGCTCCATCATCCCGGCTAACCTGGGCGTGAACCCGAGCCTTACCATCACGGCGCTGGCGGAATATGCCATGAGCCTGGTTCCGCGTAAACCTGGGCATGCGGGACCGACCTTAAAGGAGCAACTCAAGGAGCGCGGATGATCATCCCGGATCCCGTTATTGCCGCGGAGGCATGCTAACTCCTTTAATTTCGCAATGCAGAACCCATCGCCATGAGACTATTCGCCTCGTTCACGTTCCTCGTCCTGGCCGTCTCGCTCCAAGCGAGCATGAACAATCGCATCATGATCCGTCTCGCATCCAACGCGCAGCTGAAGGCCGTTCCCATCGCGGCCAGGGCCGTCATCGGAGCGGAGCCGGTGGATCGCCTGAGCGCGATGCTCGGTGCATTGCGCGCCGATCGGCTCACGCCGACGAAGCCTGGTATGCCCGCCCTCTTCGTCGTTGAGCTGCCTGAAGGCATAGAGGTCGACCAAGCGCTGGCGGCGTACCGCCTGCTCCCGGGCGTCCTGCGCGCCGAGCGTGACCACATGGGCCATGGCGGCGGCGATCGGGACTTCACGCCGAACGACCCGCATTACGCCAAGCAATGGGGACTGCATAACGATGGCTCCTTCGCGCTCTCGCCGGCCGTAGCAGGCGCCGACATCGACATGCAAGCCGCATGGGAGATCGAGCAGGGCAGCGAAGAGGTGACCGTGGCCATCATCGACAGCGGTGTGCGCTTGCAGCACCCGGACTGGGGCGATCGCATCTGGCAGAACGTCGACGAGATCGCGGGGAACGGGATCGATGATGACAGCAACGGTTTCATTGATGACGCGCAGGGCTGGGACTTCGCCAACAACGACAACGACCCGACTGACGACCAGGGCCACGGCACCAACGTCACCAGCATCGTGGCGGCCGTCGGCGACAATGGGGTCGGCTTCACGGGCGTTGACCTCAATTGCAAGGCCATGGTGATCAAGGCGCTGAACAGCTCGAACCAAGGCTTTTACAGCTGGTGGGTCGCGGGCATGTATTACGCCATCGACAATGGGGCCGACGTAATCAGCATGAGCATGGGCGGAACGGATCCGTCACCGGAAATGCAAGCGGCCGTGGACTACGCTCTCTCGAATGATGTACTCGTTGTGGCCTGCATGATGAACACCAACAGCAGCACGCCTTTCATTCCTGCTGCGCTGAACGGCGTGCTGGCCGTGGGCGCCACCAAGCCGAATGACCGTCGCGCCGTGCCATTCTATTGGAGCGCTTCCAGCGGCAGCAACTACGGCAGCCACATCAGCGTGTGCGCTCCAGGCGACTACATCTACGGGCTCAGTCACGCGAGTAACGTCTCGTTCACCACCTATTGGTCGGGCACTTCCCAAGCCACGCCGCATGTGAGCGCCTTAGCCGCTCTGCTGAAGGCCCAGCAATCAACACGCACGCCCGCGCAGATCCGCGCCATCATCGAGGCCACCGCTGAGGACCAGGTGGGTGATCCGTTGGAGGACACGCCCGGTTTCGACATCTACCACGGCCATGGGCGGATCAATGCGTTCAACGCGCTCCTGTTCGCTGTGGGCTCCGGCGAATTAGGGCAGACGGAGGGATCGCTCACCGTTTTCCCCAATCCTGCAGCAGGGCCGGTCAGCATTCGCGCAACCGCAAGCGGACAGCTCGTGATCCTCGATGGCTCGGGCCGCATCGTGCGTGAGCAGCGCCTTTCCCAGGGCGGCGGCAGCGTCCTCTCCAGCTTGGCGCCCGGCGCCTATCTGGCGCGATTCACCTCTCAAGGCAATACGCTTTCGCAGCGCTTCATCGTGCAATAGCTCCGCTACCTTGGCGCCGTGCCAACGGCGATCGACGAGACTGCTCGGAGAAGGACCTTCGAGGAATGGGTGAAGGCGCACACCGCCGACCTGTTCCGTTTCGCCCGGAACCGGGTGAAGGACCCCGATGATGCGGAGGATCTGGTGCAAGTGGCCTTGGTGAGCGCATGGGAGTCCCTTGATCGGTACCAAGGCGAGAGCTCGCCGCGCACTTGGCTCTTCGCCATCCTCAAGCATAAGCTGCTAGACCACTACCGCAAGAGTTACCGCGAGGCCGAACGCTTGTCAGGCCGCGAGTCCGGTTCCGACGACCCTGTTGAACAGTTCTTCGATCAGGAAGGGCATTGGAACAGTGGTCATGCGCCGAAAGACATCGCGCTCTTCCATCAAGACGACCAGTCCGAGAAGCTCGATCGCGCGCTCCGACATTGCCTGGATGCGTTGCCCGAGCACTTGCGAGCAGCCGTGGAGATGAAGTACCTGCAAGACATGGAGGGAGCGCGCATCCAGGAAGCGCTAGGCCTCAGCGAAGCGAACTATTGGCAGCAGGTGCACCGCGCCAAGCTCAAGCTGCGCGCCTGCATCGAGCAACGACTCAAACCGACCCGCGAATGAGCCAGCCACAGAGCGTCTCCTGCCGGAAGGCCACCATGCTCATCGAGCGTCGCGTGCTCAAGCCGTTGGGCCTCTCCGAGCGCCTTCGCCTTTGGCTTCACCTGCGCATCTGCACGGCTTGCCGTTCCTACCAGCGTCAGAGCGCGATGATCGATCGGTGGATGCAGCAGCGCCGGGACATCGGCCAGCCGCCGGATGCGGAAGCGCTCCAGCGGTCCGTGCTCAAGCGGATCAACGGCTGATCAATGCTGGACCACCAGTCGCGTTGCACGGCCATCGTCCGTGGCAATGACATGGATCCCATCCGGCCATGTCGAGGCATCAAGCAGCAGGGCATTGGCCGGAGCCATGGGCTTGAACCGTTCCAGCACGCGGCCTGACGCATCACGAACGGTGAGCGCGCCGATTGAACCATGAAGCGCTTGCAGCACGAAAGCGCCGTTCGCTGGATTCGGGAATGCGTTCAATGCAGCTGGGTGCGGCATTTCAGCTATTCCTGCCGTAGCGTCGATGGCCGGAGCCTCCGCCGCCTGATGCACCATGCCCGGAAGGATTCCAGCAGCTTCGCTGATGAAGGCTACCACGCGCATGTTGTTCACGTCCCACCCGATGGGCAGGACATGCGAATAGGTATTCACACCTTGCTCGCCGGCTGCGCCTGTTCCGAGCGCATCACCGGTAAATGGAGTAAGCCCCACACGCAAGGCATGCCGGTGGTCGTAGCTGGGTTGCGGGCCGCCTGCGCCGTAGTTCGCCTGGTAAGCGGTCAAATGATCTTCGGTGAGCAGCACATGTATTCGATCGGCCGGACCGGGGCTGGTTGAGGTGTAATAGTGCTCCACGGAGATTTGCAACAAGCGCGTTGCGGGATCGAAATCGGTGGCGATGCCCAGATTCACGATGGAGGTCTGCATGAGCAGGGTATTCGCTGCCGCGTTCCAGTTCCCTGAGGAGAGCAGGGCAGTGCCATTGTAAGCCGTGCGGCTCACCAGTCCTTGCGGCGTGAAGGCGACACCATAGGCGCTGTGCAGCTGGTTGCCCCAGGGCGTGCGGAAGTCGGGTTGCGATGCGGATGGGTTCGCCAGTGAACCGGCGTGCACATTCACCAGCACCACACGGCCTGGATTGGCATTCAGAATGGCCGAGGCCGTTACGTGCCCAGCAGGACAGTTGCCGCAGTTGATGGCGGTGAATTCTTCCAAGAGCACGTTGCGCGGCTGCGGATCGGTGCTCACTTGGGCAAAGCAGCCGAAGGCGATGAACGACGCGGCCAACAGGAACTGGATGCGCATGTGCAGGGTGATTTGCGAAGATGGTCGCGCTGGATCGCGTTTCCTTACGCTTCCGGTTCGGTAGAGGAAGCAGGTCGATCCGGCGGAGGGAGGAAGAACGATCTGGGCTCCCGGGCAAAACGCTGTCGAACGGCCGCGAGCATGGGCAGCAGGTCCTGGAAGGCGATGCCGCGCGAGCGCATAGCCAGGATGATCGATAGTGCGAAACTGACCATGAAGTTGAATAGGCCGATGAGGCCGATGCCCAGCACCGAGGCGATCACCATGTTAAGCGTCGCGGTCCAATCCATGCCCACCAGGGCCAATCCGAGGTTCCCAGCGGCGAAGGTGATGTGGCGGATATCGAGCGAAAGGCCGAGGAAGGCGCCCACTGCGCCCACCGATCCCATGAAGACACCGAACCAGAAATTGCTGATCACGCCGCCAGCGTGCTGTTCGTAGGCCTGGGCGATCCGCTTCCGCCAGCGCTCGCTCATCACCAGCTTCAGAGCCGGGTGCTCCTGTATGCGCAACGGCACATGGCGGTGGATGCTCGCATTGGTGATGCTGCCCGCGATGAGGCCGCTGATGAAGAGGAAGACCCCGGCGATGGCGGCGTGAGGAATGGCCAGCGACCGCAAGGGGTCGAGCTCGTGAAGCATTTTCTCCGATTTATGCGATAGCAGCTCCGGGCCGAAGAGGGTGCTCCACCCATATGCGAGCGCCACCGCCACCGGGAAGGCCATGGCCACGTTGCCCACGAAGGCGATGAACTGGCTGCGCCACGCGCGTGCCACCAATTCACTGAGTGAATCGTAATGCATGCTGCCATCGCGGCGGCCATCGTCGAGCGCCTTCGCGATGGTGGCGGCGGTCATGGCGGGCTGCTTGGTGGCCAAGGTGAGGTGCAGGAGGTAGATGGCGATGAAGGCCATCGCGTAGTTCATGCTGTACAGGAAAGCATGGAAGAAGAGGCTGCCCTCGATGCTGCCGTACCAGGCCTTCAGCATGCACGCCACGGCTACGATCGCGCCGCCGCCCAGCGCGCTGCGCAGCATTGAGAGGTACTCGCTGCGGCTGGTGGTGATGTAATGCTCGCCCTTGCGGCCCGTGTGCTGCGTGATCTCCCTCGCCACCACCTGGGTGCTCTCCTGGATGAAAGCCCCCACGCGCGTGCGGCCACTGCTGATGCGCACGACTTCCTTCAGCGTGCGTGCCAGCGCCGTGCGTCCATCGATCTCCAACGGCGGAGCGATGGCGTCGAGCACGCCGCGCAGGCGCCGCAGCATGCGCTCCATCAGGATCAGGTGCTGGTTCACTCGGAAAGTGATGCCCAGCACCTCGCTGTTGCGGTACGCATCGTTGATGGCCGCGTGGCAGTCGGCCACCAGGGCAATGACCGGAGCGCGGGCGGCATCATCCGGCCGGCGGCTGGCCTCGCCCAGGCGCAACAGGTCGAGGTATTGATCCAGCGCATCCTCGAGCCGCACGAAGGGGCTGTTGAAGTTGGCATGCTCGGGAACCATGCGGAGCACCTCTCCATCGAACGCGCGTCCAGCGATGCGCAGCCCAAGCACCTTGGCTGCGAAGAACAGCTCCTGCATCAGCAGGCCATGGTGGTCGCGTGCATCGATTCCATCCACGCTGAGCAGGGCCAGCAAGCGGACCACATCGGCATCTGGCAGCGCGCTCACCCAATCGGCATCGCCTTCCTGGAAGAAAGCATTGATCAGGGCATGGTCCAAGGTCTCGGGCGCGGGCTGGTAGGGGAGGACCTTATAGGTAAGGCGCTGCCGCAGCTCATGCCAGAACGACCCGCTGGGCATGCCCGCGTCGGTGAGCGTTCGCCCGATGGCCTTATCGCCGAAGTACCTGTGCACGTAGCGCGACAAGCCCTCGCGCAGGTCGTCGTGGTGCTCGATCAGCTGCAGCAGGGCGGTGAACCGCTGGGCCTCGCCCCGTTTTCGCTCGCCGCGCGATGGCCGCACCGCCTGCACCAGCAGGGCGAGCGGCTGCACATCGCTGCCATCGCTGGCGGCAATGGCTTCGAGGGCATCACGTAGCGGGCTGCGGCGCATGACGGTGGTGCGCGGCAAGATACCCTGAGCGCCTTGGCACCTGCGGGGCTGGGCAGCGGGCTACTTTCGCCGCTCATTCCAAGCGATGGAGATCCCGAAGCATTTCGATCCGCAGCACGCCGAGTCCGAATGGTACCCGCACTGGATGGCCAAGGGTTACTTCCGCAGCGTTCCCGACGCGCGCGAGCCCTACACCGTGGTGATCCCGCCGCCCAATGTCACCGGCGTGCTGCACATGGGGCACATGCTCAACAATACCATCCAGGATGTGCTGGTGCGCCGCGCGCGGATGCAGGGCAAGAACGCCTGCTGGGTGCCGGGCACCGATCACGCCAGCATCGCCACCGAAGCCAAAGTGGTGCGGTTGCTCGGCGAGCAGGGCATCAAGAAGAGCGCCATCGGACGTGATGAGTTCCTGAAGCATGCTTTCGCTTGGAAGGAGAAGTACGGCGGCGTGATCCTGGAGCAGCTGAAGAAGCTCGGTGCCAGCTGCGATTGGGACCGCACGCGCTTCACCATGGAGCCCGACCTGAGCGACGCGGTGATCGATGTCTTCATCGACCTGCACAAGAAAGGCCTTGTCTACCGCGGCCTTCGCATGGTGAACTGGGACCCGGTGGCGCTGACGGCAGTGAGCGATGAGGAGGTGATCATGAAGGAGCAGAACTCGCGGCTCTTCCATGTGCGCTATGCGATTGAAGGCGCAGCGGAGGAATGGGTCACCATCGCCACCACGCGCCCCGAGACGATCCTGGGTGATACCGCCATCGCCGTCCACCCCGAGGATGAGCGCTACGCCCACCTGAAGGGCAAGCGCGCTCTGGTGCCGCTGATCGGGCGCAGCATCCCGATCATCTTCGATGAATACGTCGAGCGTGAATTCGGCACCGGAGCTTTGAAGGTGACGCCTGCGCACGATGCGAACGATCACGAACTGGGCAGGAAGCACCAGCTCGAGACCATCGACATCCTGGAACCGAACGGCACGCTCAGCCCGGCCGCTCAGCTGTACGTCGGAGAGGACCGTTTCGCCGTGCGCAAGAAGATCGTGAAGGAACTGGACGAGAAAGGGCACATCGTCAAGATCGAGGACATCAAGAACAAGGTGGGCTACAGCGAGCGCACCGATGCGGTGATCGAGCCGCGCCTCTCGTTGCAGTGGTTCGTGAAGATGAGCGATCTGGCCAAGCCCGCCTTGGAAGCGGTGAAGGATGGCCGCGTGAAACTGCATCCGCAGAAGTTCGCCAACACCTACGCCTATTGGATGGAGAACGTGCGCGATTGGTGCATCAGCCGCCAGTTGTGGTGGGGGCAGCGCGTGCCGGCGTGGTACAATGAGACGGGCGATGCGGCCGTGTGCAGGACTGAAGCCGAAGCGATCGCGCAGTTCAAGGCCGCTGGGCAAAGCACCAACGGCATCAAGCAGGATGAGGATGTCGTGGACACCTGGTTCAGCAGCTGGCTATGGCCCATCAGCGTGTTCGATGGCTTCAAGGACCCGGACAACGCCGACATCAAGTACTACTACCCGACGAACGACCTCGTCACCGCGCCGGAGATCCTCTTCTTCTGGGTGGCGCGCATGATCATGGCCGGCATGGTATACCGGCAGGAGGTGCCCTTCAGGAACGTGTACCTCACCGGCATCGTGCGCGACAAGCAGGGGAGGAAGATGAGCAAGAGCCTCGGCAACAGCCCCGATCCCTTGGAACTGATCGAGAAGTTCGGGGCCGACGGTGTGCGCGTGGGCATGCTCCTCACCAGCCCCGCCGGCAACGACCTGCCCTACGACGATTCGCTCTGTGAGCAAGGCCGCAACTTCAGCAACAAGATCTGGAACGCCTTCCGCCTGGTGAAGGGCTGGAGCGTCGACGATCGTCCGCAACCGGCTCCCTCAGCGGCCGTGGTGGCGTGGATGCAGAGCCGCGTGGCGCGCAGCATCACCGAGATCGATCAGCTCTTCGCGCAGTTCCGCATCAGCGAGGCGCTCATGGCCACCTACAAGCTGGTGTGGGACGACCTGTGCAGCTGGTACCTCGAGAGCATCAAGACCGCATTCGTGGATGGCGCGGCCCAGCCCATCGATCGCAGGACCTACGACGCCACCGTGGCCATCTTCGAGGAGGTGATGAGGCTCCTGCATCCTTTCATGCCCTTCCTCACCGAGGAGGTTTGGCACATGCTCCGCGAGCGGAAGGACGGCGAGGACATCATCGTCGCCGCGTGGCCGAAGGGTGGTGAGGGCGATATGAAGCTCGATGCCGAGGTTCAGCACGCCTTCGACCTGGTGACCGCCGTGCGCAACGTCCGCAACGAGCGAGGCATGAGCCCGAAGGAGGCGGTGGAAGTGCAGGCTAAGGGTGCCGCGCCCATGCGCGCTTCCGTTTCAGCTCTGGTGAACAAGCTGGCCAACGTATCGGCCATCGCTGAGGTGGAGAAGGCCAGCGAAGGCTCCATCACCTTCCTGGTCGGTACAACCGAGTATGCCATGGACCTTGGCGGCAACATCGACACCGAGGCCGAAGCGAAGAAGGCCGAAGCCGAGCTCGCGCACCTGCGCGGATTCCTGGCCGGTGTGGAGAAGAAGCTCACCAACGAGCGCTTCGTGAATGGCGCGCCGCCGCAGGTGCTGGAGAACGAGCGCAAGAAGAAGGCCGACGCCGAGGCGAAGATCAAGGCGTTGGAGGAAAGACTTGCGGTGCTGCGCTAGCGCCGATCCAGTTCATAGATCACCTGCACGTACGCCAGCCGCCCCACGAACGGACCGCCGTACACCATGCGCACCTGATTGTCAAAGACCCGTTCCCAACGCGGCCGGTTGGGTTCAGAATCCTCGAACATCGGGATGAAGCCGAACAGGTTGCTTCCTCCCACCTTCACCGTCAGGTGCTGCACGGGGAACTTCACGTTCACCTGCGCGTCGATCATGTCGTAGCTCGGGATGGGGCCGGTGAATTGCGGTGAGCCCGTGAAGGTAAAGCCCTCCACGTACTTCCAATTGATGCCGAAGCCGAGGTTGGGCTTGCCGCTGAAAGGCACCTTCATGTCGTGCCCGGTGAAGCTCACGTTGAACTTGCTGCGCGGCGTGTTGAAGGCGGGGATGATCGGGTCGTCATCTCCGGTGATGAGTTCGTTGTAGCTGTAATTCGCGCCGTAGGTCATTCGCTTGCGGAAGTAGCTCACGCCGAGGTTGAGGCCTTGGGTGCGCACGGTGGTGCTGGCGTTGGCAGCAAGGCGGTAGGCCTGAAGGCCGC
The DNA window shown above is from Flavobacteriales bacterium and carries:
- a CDS encoding MBOAT family protein — encoded protein: MTTLAFDWTSVLAYDTQSPVIFTRFYFWGFFAVALAGYSLVHKRPLVRSGWLFAVSLFFYYKTSGLFVGLLLFSIVTDFLIGRASGSTDDRRRKRLLLALSITLNLSVLLFFKYAHFVVENINAIAGTAMQPVNFFSRWANLAWDAHFVENKVLLPVGISFYTFQCMSYAIDVYRGDLKPVRNLLDFGFYVSFFPQLVAGPIVRASEFIPQIARPYALARAEFGLAIFWILNGLVKKMVVGDYIAVNFIDRVFADPLRFTGFENLMAIVGYSLQVYADFSGYTDIAIGVALLMGFRLTMNFNSPYKARNVAEFWKRWHMSLSTWLRDYLYIPMGGNRGGSLFSWIMLSVVGAALVLLTGWWWLPAVYLSVVALLVVLSRFWPGLQNAITTNSNLMITMLIGGLWHGASWMFVIWGGLNGLGLLVYRQWKRISPWEKSPHWLAHAWKVALTFGFISFTRIWFRSPDMETANAFLHQLTGDFGTGHMLDVLVAFKSVFLLMLIGLVVHWLPEALKQRYREGFAALPLWAMVLACSGAVVLIYQTVTAEMVPFIYFQF
- a CDS encoding GMC family oxidoreductase — encoded protein: MPADDVLDHIVIGSGFGGSVSAMRLAEKGYSVLVLEKGKRWEAKDFPRTNWSVRKFLWAPMLRCFGPQQIELLNRIMVLSGAGVGGGSLIYANTHMMPGDAFFSHPAWSRFGDWKARLAPHYATARFMLGSTRYEQEGPEDRLLAEVARDMGKADTYKPVDHVGVYLGDAKAPTDPYFNGLGPERTGCTACANCMVGCRFNAKNTLDKNYLWFAERFGARIMAESEVTRIEHKDGSYHVHVRSTTALFGRKERVSRSRGLVVSAGVMGTLKLLLRQKHELRALPKLSDQLGATVRTNSESLCGIRGIPEKMNHGVAISRVFEPDAHTHIELVKYGDGSGAMGLLAVMAAGDGPPIMRVAKSIWSTITRPRKAFNALRRDFGRHSIILLVMQSLDNAVRVRWKRGLFGGRLSVAHDGGKRVPAFIGVGQEVMNRCAAKSGGTAMNALPEVLLDMSSTAHILGGCPMGTSAEEGVVNERFEAFGYPDLRILDGSIIPANLGVNPSLTITALAEYAMSLVPRKPGHAGPTLKEQLKERG
- a CDS encoding S8 family serine peptidase; translated protein: MRLFASFTFLVLAVSLQASMNNRIMIRLASNAQLKAVPIAARAVIGAEPVDRLSAMLGALRADRLTPTKPGMPALFVVELPEGIEVDQALAAYRLLPGVLRAERDHMGHGGGDRDFTPNDPHYAKQWGLHNDGSFALSPAVAGADIDMQAAWEIEQGSEEVTVAIIDSGVRLQHPDWGDRIWQNVDEIAGNGIDDDSNGFIDDAQGWDFANNDNDPTDDQGHGTNVTSIVAAVGDNGVGFTGVDLNCKAMVIKALNSSNQGFYSWWVAGMYYAIDNGADVISMSMGGTDPSPEMQAAVDYALSNDVLVVACMMNTNSSTPFIPAALNGVLAVGATKPNDRRAVPFYWSASSGSNYGSHISVCAPGDYIYGLSHASNVSFTTYWSGTSQATPHVSALAALLKAQQSTRTPAQIRAIIEATAEDQVGDPLEDTPGFDIYHGHGRINAFNALLFAVGSGELGQTEGSLTVFPNPAAGPVSIRATASGQLVILDGSGRIVREQRLSQGGGSVLSSLAPGAYLARFTSQGNTLSQRFIVQ
- a CDS encoding sigma-70 family RNA polymerase sigma factor translates to MPTAIDETARRRTFEEWVKAHTADLFRFARNRVKDPDDAEDLVQVALVSAWESLDRYQGESSPRTWLFAILKHKLLDHYRKSYREAERLSGRESGSDDPVEQFFDQEGHWNSGHAPKDIALFHQDDQSEKLDRALRHCLDALPEHLRAAVEMKYLQDMEGARIQEALGLSEANYWQQVHRAKLKLRACIEQRLKPTRE
- a CDS encoding Omp28-related outer membrane protein; the protein is MRIQFLLAASFIAFGCFAQVSTDPQPRNVLLEEFTAINCGNCPAGHVTASAILNANPGRVVLVNVHAGSLANPSASQPDFRTPWGNQLHSAYGVAFTPQGLVSRTAYNGTALLSSGNWNAAANTLLMQTSIVNLGIATDFDPATRLLQISVEHYYTSTSPGPADRIHVLLTEDHLTAYQANYGAGGPQPSYDHRHALRVGLTPFTGDALGTGAAGEQGVNTYSHVLPIGWDVNNMRVVAFISEAAGILPGMVHQAAEAPAIDATAGIAEMPHPAALNAFPNPANGAFVLQALHGSIGALTVRDASGRVLERFKPMAPANALLLDASTWPDGIHVIATDDGRATRLVVQH
- a CDS encoding recombinase, which produces MRRSPLRDALEAIAASDGSDVQPLALLVQAVRPSRGERKRGEAQRFTALLQLIEHHDDLREGLSRYVHRYFGDKAIGRTLTDAGMPSGSFWHELRQRLTYKVLPYQPAPETLDHALINAFFQEGDADWVSALPDADVVRLLALLSVDGIDARDHHGLLMQELFFAAKVLGLRIAGRAFDGEVLRMVPEHANFNSPFVRLEDALDQYLDLLRLGEASRRPDDAARAPVIALVADCHAAINDAYRNSEVLGITFRVNQHLILMERMLRRLRGVLDAIAPPLEIDGRTALARTLKEVVRISSGRTRVGAFIQESTQVVAREITQHTGRKGEHYITTSRSEYLSMLRSALGGGAIVAVACMLKAWYGSIEGSLFFHAFLYSMNYAMAFIAIYLLHLTLATKQPAMTAATIAKALDDGRRDGSMHYDSLSELVARAWRSQFIAFVGNVAMAFPVAVALAYGWSTLFGPELLSHKSEKMLHELDPLRSLAIPHAAIAGVFLFISGLIAGSITNASIHRHVPLRIQEHPALKLVMSERWRKRIAQAYEQHAGGVISNFWFGVFMGSVGAVGAFLGLSLDIRHITFAAGNLGLALVGMDWTATLNMVIASVLGIGLIGLFNFMVSFALSIILAMRSRGIAFQDLLPMLAAVRQRFAREPRSFFLPPPDRPASSTEPEA
- a CDS encoding valine--tRNA ligase, with amino-acid sequence MEIPKHFDPQHAESEWYPHWMAKGYFRSVPDAREPYTVVIPPPNVTGVLHMGHMLNNTIQDVLVRRARMQGKNACWVPGTDHASIATEAKVVRLLGEQGIKKSAIGRDEFLKHAFAWKEKYGGVILEQLKKLGASCDWDRTRFTMEPDLSDAVIDVFIDLHKKGLVYRGLRMVNWDPVALTAVSDEEVIMKEQNSRLFHVRYAIEGAAEEWVTIATTRPETILGDTAIAVHPEDERYAHLKGKRALVPLIGRSIPIIFDEYVEREFGTGALKVTPAHDANDHELGRKHQLETIDILEPNGTLSPAAQLYVGEDRFAVRKKIVKELDEKGHIVKIEDIKNKVGYSERTDAVIEPRLSLQWFVKMSDLAKPALEAVKDGRVKLHPQKFANTYAYWMENVRDWCISRQLWWGQRVPAWYNETGDAAVCRTEAEAIAQFKAAGQSTNGIKQDEDVVDTWFSSWLWPISVFDGFKDPDNADIKYYYPTNDLVTAPEILFFWVARMIMAGMVYRQEVPFRNVYLTGIVRDKQGRKMSKSLGNSPDPLELIEKFGADGVRVGMLLTSPAGNDLPYDDSLCEQGRNFSNKIWNAFRLVKGWSVDDRPQPAPSAAVVAWMQSRVARSITEIDQLFAQFRISEALMATYKLVWDDLCSWYLESIKTAFVDGAAQPIDRRTYDATVAIFEEVMRLLHPFMPFLTEEVWHMLRERKDGEDIIVAAWPKGGEGDMKLDAEVQHAFDLVTAVRNVRNERGMSPKEAVEVQAKGAAPMRASVSALVNKLANVSAIAEVEKASEGSITFLVGTTEYAMDLGGNIDTEAEAKKAEAELAHLRGFLAGVEKKLTNERFVNGAPPQVLENERKKKADAEAKIKALEERLAVLR